The following are from one region of the Pseudohongiella spirulinae genome:
- a CDS encoding class I adenylate-forming enzyme family protein, with protein MQSNDEQLLGQSPQQLIASLPARVSSALFEQAQRRPEAAAVSDHLGRGLNYQQLAAVVQQTAEKLTTQGVCRGDRVLLINENCVPVLVLILALSELGAWPVVVNARMAAAEIDRIRSHCQPRLALYLMDSQAAAAQWQTLQSASVGSDCMLNVVGGEVACRTYETQRLPQDQQLSDQGVFTLIYTTGTTGDPKGVMLTHRNVLYVAAVSGALRGLSADDRVYLVLPVSHIFGLSAVFLASIYAGAELIVADRFDPAQAMQTMRERQVSGIFGVPAMFARLADHARSTGISGADLPALRFMYSGGAPLDPAIKLKTEKLFSLPLLNGYGMTESGPTICQVRYNEPLDNCSVGRPLPGMEIRLLGPDGKPVADGEVGELHIRGPNIMLGYYHNPQATAAVLDADGFLNTGDLVKLDERGNVHIAGRSKELIIHSGFNVYPPEVEGVISAHPQVLLCAVIGREAEGNEMVVAYVQLAGGSDLDEETLQTWLKPRLTAYKRPSQIIFMDPLPTAPSGKVLKHKLQSAAR; from the coding sequence ATGCAATCTAATGATGAACAGTTGCTGGGTCAATCGCCACAGCAGTTGATAGCTTCGCTGCCGGCACGAGTCAGTTCAGCGCTGTTCGAGCAGGCGCAGCGCCGTCCTGAAGCCGCTGCCGTGAGTGATCATTTGGGAAGAGGCTTGAATTATCAGCAGCTGGCGGCTGTTGTGCAGCAGACGGCAGAAAAGTTAACCACGCAGGGTGTCTGTCGTGGCGACCGGGTATTGCTGATCAATGAAAACTGTGTGCCGGTGTTGGTCTTGATCCTCGCGCTGAGCGAGCTGGGTGCCTGGCCTGTGGTGGTGAATGCCCGGATGGCCGCCGCTGAAATCGACCGCATACGTTCCCACTGTCAGCCCCGGCTGGCGCTGTATCTGATGGACTCACAGGCTGCCGCTGCCCAATGGCAGACACTGCAGTCGGCGTCTGTTGGATCGGACTGCATGCTGAATGTTGTCGGCGGCGAGGTGGCCTGTCGGACATACGAGACGCAAAGACTGCCGCAGGACCAGCAGTTGAGTGATCAGGGTGTGTTTACCCTGATATACACAACCGGCACAACCGGCGATCCCAAAGGCGTGATGCTGACCCATCGCAATGTTCTATATGTAGCGGCTGTCAGCGGTGCACTGAGAGGTTTGAGTGCCGATGACCGTGTGTATCTGGTCTTGCCTGTTTCGCATATCTTCGGGCTGTCGGCGGTGTTTCTTGCATCGATTTATGCAGGTGCCGAGCTCATTGTTGCTGATCGTTTTGATCCGGCGCAGGCCATGCAGACCATGCGTGAGCGTCAGGTCAGCGGCATATTCGGGGTGCCGGCGATGTTTGCCAGGCTGGCTGATCATGCGCGCTCGACGGGCATCAGCGGCGCCGATTTACCCGCATTGCGGTTTATGTACAGTGGCGGTGCTCCGCTGGATCCGGCCATCAAGTTAAAAACCGAAAAACTGTTCAGTCTGCCTCTGCTCAACGGTTATGGTATGACGGAGAGTGGTCCGACCATTTGTCAGGTCCGCTACAACGAGCCGCTGGATAATTGCAGCGTCGGGCGCCCCCTGCCGGGCATGGAGATCCGTCTGCTGGGCCCGGACGGAAAGCCAGTGGCTGACGGGGAAGTTGGCGAACTGCATATCCGCGGACCCAATATCATGCTGGGTTACTACCACAATCCTCAGGCGACGGCCGCCGTGCTGGATGCTGATGGTTTTCTGAATACCGGCGATCTTGTCAAGCTGGATGAGAGGGGCAATGTCCATATTGCCGGGCGCAGCAAAGAGCTGATCATTCATTCCGGATTTAATGTATATCCGCCTGAAGTTGAAGGGGTGATTTCAGCACACCCGCAGGTGTTGCTGTGCGCCGTGATTGGCCGTGAGGCGGAAGGCAATGAGATGGTAGTCGCTTATGTCCAGCTCGCCGGCGGCAGTGATCTGGATGAAGAAACCCTGCAGACCTGGTTGAAACCCCGATTGACGGCATACAAGCGGCCATCGCAGATTATTTTTATGGACCCGCTGCCGACCGCGCCATCAGGCAAGGTGCTGAAACACAAACTGCAATCCGCAGCGCGATAA
- a CDS encoding NUDIX hydrolase, which translates to MPRLASTVVLVRENRQTGINSLETLLLLRNTKLSFEGGAWVFPGGKVDQCDYPPAQSTLPEAHLEYRAAINAAVRETREESGLVIAPQDLIHIAHWTTPTGLPRRYATWFFLCPVRSDEPIKVDDEEILDYQWLQPEQALKQHEQGIIRLPMPTCHTLESIAPFRNLEVLCDSMTRADIHVFPENSDHYRPIEGLVRVT; encoded by the coding sequence ATGCCCAGACTTGCCAGCACAGTTGTTCTGGTGCGTGAAAACAGACAGACAGGCATTAACAGCCTGGAGACATTGTTGTTGCTGAGAAACACAAAGCTGTCGTTTGAGGGCGGTGCCTGGGTGTTCCCGGGCGGCAAGGTAGATCAGTGCGATTATCCCCCGGCCCAGTCGACACTGCCGGAGGCACATCTCGAGTACCGGGCAGCGATTAATGCCGCCGTGCGTGAGACGCGGGAAGAGTCCGGTCTGGTCATTGCACCTCAGGACCTGATTCACATTGCTCACTGGACGACTCCGACCGGCTTGCCCAGGCGCTATGCAACGTGGTTTTTCCTTTGCCCGGTGCGCAGCGATGAACCGATCAAGGTAGATGACGAGGAGATTCTGGATTATCAGTGGCTGCAGCCTGAACAGGCTCTGAAGCAGCATGAGCAAGGCATCATTCGTTTGCCGATGCCCACTTGTCATACCCTGGAAAGCATTGCGCCGTTCCGCAATCTGGAGGTGCTCTGCGATAGTATGACGCGCGCTGATATCCATGTTTTTCCCGAAAACTCAGATCATTATCGGCCAATTGAGGGGCTCGTGAGAGTCACCTGA
- a CDS encoding DUF4175 family protein, which translates to MSLTDKRSPDIASVHKLKVALAGVRKRRQFLRVLHQSSLLAVVVVTAFLALSFLSLRLPEQFLLQVLMFAVFGAISVFALWRYLAALRRLREDDRQLAGYVESRLPDLEQRLLTSLEFSADSDSASQKGVSRQFLQQLWDDADVHLHAQQQQLSRISDSRIPLTSFAIASGSGLLLVVLLVSSDALLRAGSQLLWPFSNMPEVTATPVIEESAEPAELVLSVEPGDIRMQRGRAATIQVRVENAVPDDVRLRMRSDQLNWYDVNMQRDGAGSDGAAFSYYMPTVTEDLVYYVSVDSDGEQRSREYRITLYDLPQAEQIDVAYQFPSYTGLENYEETDSGDFVVPEGTRLDLNIAFNKAVQQAQMVFDDESSLPVTVDGQSGRISLTVDQDRVYRIVATDFDRQQTEDADQYYIRAIPDEVPSLALLSPGRDQNVMPLEEVVLQIEASDDYGLTDFTLHYSVIGADEVSVDFLPETNIRNVTGDQMIYMEDLAVSPGDFVSYYLTVADNNELRGPQEVVSDIYFLQVVPTDQEFRRASGGGQQGGGGGGGNNESSALVTLQKDIIAATWRLRQQQLNMDQQQFEDDVAVVADSQRDAMDRARMSIDRLSERINFADDSYGNAVTYLQRAIEQMQSAADDLDQLALTQAMQPEQQALQFVLRAEAEINRTDVNFQRQAGGGGGGGGQQEREDLRELFEMEMGQNENRYETPRQAQQGGGQNAEENSRLEELARRQEGLTRAQRNLARRMDQMDEEQRRRELERLRREQEQLLNDVAQLQQQMSRRQQMSQSAQSAQAGGGQSQNEQLQRALEQMQEAAQAPTPAQAAARSQRALESLREQQRTLAQQPDNSPDQLAQNLAQRGQQLLQQQQQLQQALEDLNRQQGLGQTRQAAAENEQLQELVNQQQRNRQELEEIERMLRAVVARADTDEQQLLSQAQAASRALRPVREQMDTSNRVLRNGMVNLALDIENDVNQALTELNNNLQALGSGTQLAQQSANADPISQAAADASALRQQLEALQQQIEQRQGEPGGDQSGTESIAQLRERLQQSQQLAQQLSEQLQQAGQQQSGEAGQQQGRAAGQPAQRGQAGQQANRGARAAGGQETRQGLGGIPEQGEAALWGNARSISSEITQQSLEAFMNQPELLRGLLQPLIELESDLRARAELARITQRLYTVSEEDIPDEYRQLVEAYYRALSENRSTTP; encoded by the coding sequence ATGAGTCTTACCGACAAAAGAAGTCCGGACATAGCCAGCGTTCATAAATTGAAAGTCGCTCTGGCCGGCGTTCGCAAACGCCGGCAATTCCTGCGTGTCCTGCATCAGTCCAGCCTGCTGGCGGTTGTTGTGGTCACCGCCTTCCTGGCGCTGAGTTTCCTCAGCCTGCGTCTGCCGGAACAATTCCTGCTGCAAGTGCTGATGTTTGCTGTATTCGGCGCGATTTCCGTATTTGCCCTGTGGCGCTATCTGGCGGCTTTGCGGCGTCTGCGTGAAGATGACCGGCAGTTGGCGGGTTATGTGGAGTCAAGGTTGCCAGATCTTGAGCAGCGCCTGCTGACCTCATTGGAGTTTTCTGCCGATTCCGATTCAGCCTCGCAAAAGGGCGTTTCCAGACAGTTTCTGCAGCAGCTATGGGATGATGCTGATGTTCACCTGCATGCCCAGCAACAACAACTCAGCAGAATCTCTGACAGTCGCATTCCACTGACTTCTTTTGCCATTGCAAGCGGTTCAGGGCTGTTGCTGGTCGTATTGCTGGTCAGCTCGGATGCTTTGCTGCGTGCTGGCAGCCAGCTACTCTGGCCTTTCAGTAACATGCCTGAAGTGACTGCTACGCCGGTAATTGAGGAGTCCGCCGAACCTGCTGAGCTTGTATTGTCCGTCGAACCGGGTGATATCCGTATGCAGCGCGGCAGAGCAGCCACGATTCAGGTTCGGGTGGAGAATGCTGTTCCTGATGACGTGCGTCTGCGCATGCGTTCCGATCAACTTAACTGGTACGACGTCAATATGCAGCGCGATGGGGCGGGCAGTGACGGTGCAGCGTTCAGTTACTACATGCCGACAGTCACTGAAGACCTGGTCTACTATGTCAGCGTTGATTCTGACGGTGAGCAGCGCAGTCGGGAATACCGCATTACCCTCTATGATCTGCCGCAGGCGGAGCAGATTGATGTTGCCTATCAGTTCCCGTCATACACGGGTCTGGAAAACTATGAAGAAACCGACAGCGGTGATTTTGTTGTACCGGAAGGTACCCGTCTGGACCTGAACATTGCCTTTAACAAGGCGGTACAGCAGGCACAGATGGTGTTTGATGATGAAAGCAGCCTGCCTGTTACCGTAGACGGCCAGTCCGGACGAATTTCCCTGACAGTTGATCAGGACCGTGTATATCGCATTGTTGCTACTGATTTTGACCGTCAGCAAACAGAAGATGCTGATCAATACTACATTCGGGCTATTCCCGATGAAGTGCCATCGCTGGCATTGCTGAGCCCGGGTCGCGATCAGAATGTCATGCCACTGGAAGAAGTTGTACTGCAGATTGAAGCAAGCGACGACTACGGTCTGACAGATTTTACCCTGCACTACAGCGTGATTGGTGCCGATGAGGTTTCGGTGGACTTTCTGCCAGAAACCAATATTCGTAACGTGACAGGCGACCAGATGATCTACATGGAAGACCTGGCTGTCAGCCCTGGTGATTTTGTCAGCTATTACCTGACAGTTGCGGATAACAATGAACTTCGCGGTCCTCAGGAAGTTGTGTCGGATATCTATTTCCTGCAGGTGGTACCGACTGACCAGGAGTTTCGTCGCGCCAGTGGCGGCGGTCAGCAAGGCGGTGGCGGTGGTGGCGGCAACAATGAAAGCAGTGCGCTGGTCACGCTACAAAAAGACATTATTGCGGCAACCTGGCGATTACGACAGCAACAACTGAACATGGACCAGCAACAGTTTGAGGATGATGTGGCCGTGGTGGCCGACTCTCAGCGCGATGCCATGGATCGTGCCCGCATGTCCATTGATCGTCTGTCAGAACGAATCAACTTTGCTGATGACAGTTATGGCAATGCAGTCACGTATCTGCAACGCGCCATTGAACAGATGCAATCCGCTGCTGATGATCTGGATCAGTTGGCGCTTACGCAGGCCATGCAGCCTGAACAGCAGGCGCTGCAGTTTGTCTTGCGGGCAGAAGCAGAAATTAACCGTACCGATGTGAATTTTCAACGTCAGGCCGGCGGTGGCGGTGGCGGTGGGGGACAGCAGGAGCGTGAGGACCTGCGTGAGCTGTTCGAGATGGAGATGGGACAAAACGAAAATCGTTATGAAACACCTCGTCAGGCTCAGCAGGGTGGCGGGCAGAACGCCGAAGAAAACAGCCGCCTGGAGGAACTGGCGAGGCGTCAGGAAGGGTTGACCAGGGCGCAGCGTAATCTGGCCAGACGTATGGATCAGATGGACGAAGAACAGCGCCGTCGGGAACTTGAGCGATTGCGGCGCGAGCAGGAGCAGTTATTGAACGATGTGGCGCAATTACAACAACAGATGTCGCGTCGTCAGCAGATGAGCCAGTCGGCGCAAAGTGCTCAGGCGGGCGGCGGACAGAGCCAGAATGAACAGTTGCAGCGTGCACTGGAACAAATGCAGGAGGCGGCGCAGGCGCCCACGCCGGCGCAGGCTGCTGCCCGCAGTCAGCGAGCCCTGGAAAGTCTCAGAGAGCAGCAGCGAACGCTGGCGCAGCAACCAGACAACTCGCCTGATCAGTTGGCCCAGAACCTTGCCCAGCGCGGTCAGCAGTTACTGCAGCAACAGCAGCAGCTTCAGCAGGCGCTGGAAGATCTGAACAGGCAGCAGGGCCTGGGACAAACCCGTCAGGCGGCAGCCGAGAACGAGCAGCTACAGGAACTGGTCAACCAGCAGCAACGCAACCGTCAGGAACTGGAGGAAATAGAACGGATGCTGCGGGCAGTGGTCGCGCGTGCTGATACGGACGAGCAGCAACTGTTATCGCAGGCTCAGGCGGCCAGCCGCGCTCTGCGACCGGTGCGCGAGCAGATGGATACCAGTAATCGGGTATTGCGTAATGGCATGGTAAACCTCGCACTGGATATAGAGAATGATGTAAATCAAGCACTTACAGAGCTGAATAATAATTTGCAGGCACTGGGTAGCGGTACCCAGCTTGCACAACAATCGGCTAATGCGGATCCGATCAGCCAGGCTGCGGCAGATGCCAGTGCTCTTCGACAACAATTGGAAGCCCTCCAGCAACAGATTGAGCAACGTCAGGGCGAACCTGGCGGTGATCAGTCGGGTACAGAGTCCATTGCACAACTGCGCGAACGGCTGCAGCAATCCCAGCAGCTCGCACAACAACTATCCGAGCAGCTGCAACAGGCCGGTCAACAACAGTCCGGTGAAGCCGGGCAACAACAGGGACGAGCCGCCGGTCAGCCTGCTCAGAGAGGTCAGGCAGGTCAGCAGGCCAATCGTGGTGCCCGTGCCGCGGGCGGCCAGGAAACCCGACAGGGCCTGGGTGGCATACCCGAGCAGGGTGAGGCCGCTTTGTGGGGTAATGCCCGCTCGATCAGCAGCGAAATCACGCAACAATCATTGGAAGCCTTCATGAACCAGCCCGAGTTGTTGCGCGGTTTATTGCAACCCCTGATTGAACTGGAAAGTGATCTGCGAGCACGTGCTGAACTGGCGCGCATTACCCAGCGTCTTTACACAGTATCAGAAGAAGATATCCCGGATGAATACCGCCAGCTGGTCGAGGCCTACTATCGGGCGCTCTCTGAAAACCGGAGTACAACACCGTAA
- a CDS encoding tetratricopeptide repeat protein, with translation MVKRLSAVALSAALLCPAPLYAQNEPTALENLQRAEELLQRGSYLAAQEVFQTVRDAFYQEQVALGLARTHMETGQYDRAIAALQQVIDEPADQPLPSTRLAEIYVLTGRSAEAQALLQEVVDSVSQPPVRSLVQYGLVLQLRGETELADVQFNAALDRYDSGLVFDSGDVGMVALAAWQLDEFHDANALFGEAVRLDSGNLESLVLWGNLFQEKFNDEDARQNYVQVLEQNPRYTPALVGLSKISSPERNLTRALDINARDVAALETFGVMLIRNDREEEGRQMLAQALDNNPESIPARATLAALAAMSDDQAAFDEQLRAINQFSPDNAQFFALVADYLGNNYRFTEAVSFARRAIETDSGNWFAHTVLGGNLVRLGEEEQGKYHLELAFDNDPFNVLTSNMLQVFDVLEEYATLESEHFRVNMSQRDAQILWPYMEPLLEESWDRLVEKYQFEPEVPVILQVFERTEDFAVRSVGLPDIGPLVGICFGKVVTLISPDTLSANWQEIVWHELVHVWTLQMTNNRMPRWLSEGISTWEERLGRPEWGRRQGLDLVRAVQQDKLLPVSDLNRGFTSANSNADLSFAYFQSYLVVEYIAEEFGFDHLLALIHEYANVLPESEMFSNVFGMDIETFDSGFRDWIQARVEEINVYVHSDDSPDEGAGHGHGVRENNSAVMAELYNNESLKQYMRARIQREPRDFQAQLQLGIVLFREEAYGEAIHHLTLANDILPDYSGYPSPALVLSQVYEAMGEREQQLAWLEVMLENQQHDFASPLLLANDALEKGDLERAGYYLERALSVNPYRAEIHHADAEFAKASGDTQRAVQAYEVLLQLDNTDPVAARTNLAQAYLENNQTEDARYNILRALETAPGYERAQQILLQAVGRGAQ, from the coding sequence ATGGTTAAACGGTTGAGCGCGGTTGCTCTTTCTGCCGCGCTGCTATGTCCCGCACCACTGTACGCCCAGAATGAGCCGACAGCGCTGGAGAATCTGCAACGCGCCGAGGAATTGCTGCAACGCGGTTCTTACCTGGCAGCGCAGGAAGTGTTTCAGACTGTGCGTGATGCTTTTTACCAGGAGCAGGTGGCTCTGGGTCTGGCGCGCACACACATGGAAACTGGCCAGTATGATCGGGCTATCGCTGCCCTGCAACAGGTCATCGATGAGCCGGCTGATCAACCGTTACCAAGTACACGCCTGGCCGAAATCTATGTGCTGACTGGTCGATCAGCCGAAGCTCAGGCCTTGTTGCAGGAAGTTGTCGATTCGGTTTCTCAGCCGCCAGTCAGGTCTTTGGTGCAATACGGCCTGGTGTTGCAGTTGCGTGGCGAAACAGAGTTGGCCGATGTGCAATTCAACGCAGCGCTGGATCGCTATGACAGTGGGCTGGTATTTGACTCCGGGGATGTCGGGATGGTTGCGCTGGCGGCCTGGCAGCTTGATGAGTTCCATGATGCAAATGCCCTGTTCGGAGAAGCGGTGCGACTGGATTCAGGTAACCTGGAATCACTGGTGCTGTGGGGTAATCTTTTCCAGGAAAAATTTAATGATGAGGACGCCCGCCAGAACTATGTTCAGGTACTTGAACAGAATCCGCGATACACCCCGGCTCTTGTTGGCCTTTCAAAAATCTCTTCGCCGGAGCGCAACCTGACCCGCGCCCTGGATATCAATGCGCGTGATGTGGCTGCACTGGAAACATTTGGCGTGATGCTGATCAGGAATGACCGGGAGGAAGAGGGACGTCAGATGCTGGCGCAGGCACTGGACAATAACCCGGAATCCATTCCCGCACGTGCCACGTTGGCCGCATTGGCTGCGATGTCAGATGATCAGGCAGCATTTGATGAGCAGTTGCGCGCTATTAATCAGTTCAGCCCGGACAACGCTCAGTTTTTTGCGTTGGTTGCCGATTATCTGGGCAACAATTACCGGTTTACTGAAGCCGTCAGTTTTGCCAGACGGGCTATTGAAACAGACTCCGGAAACTGGTTCGCTCACACTGTTCTGGGCGGTAATCTGGTTCGACTGGGTGAGGAGGAGCAGGGTAAATATCATCTGGAACTGGCCTTTGATAATGATCCCTTTAACGTCCTGACCTCTAACATGTTGCAGGTTTTTGATGTGCTGGAGGAGTATGCCACACTGGAAAGTGAACATTTCCGTGTGAATATGAGTCAACGCGACGCTCAGATTCTCTGGCCGTATATGGAGCCGCTGCTGGAAGAAAGCTGGGATCGTCTGGTTGAAAAATATCAGTTTGAACCAGAGGTGCCAGTCATCCTGCAGGTCTTTGAGCGAACAGAAGATTTTGCAGTGCGCTCGGTCGGGCTGCCTGACATCGGTCCGCTGGTTGGAATCTGTTTTGGCAAAGTGGTCACGTTGATCTCACCCGACACGCTGAGCGCCAACTGGCAGGAAATAGTCTGGCATGAGCTGGTGCATGTGTGGACTCTGCAAATGACCAATAATCGTATGCCACGCTGGCTTTCTGAGGGTATTTCCACCTGGGAGGAGCGATTGGGCCGACCAGAGTGGGGGCGTCGTCAGGGGCTTGACCTCGTGAGAGCCGTTCAGCAGGACAAACTATTACCGGTTTCCGATCTGAATCGTGGTTTTACCTCAGCCAACAGCAACGCCGATTTGAGTTTCGCGTATTTCCAGTCTTACCTGGTCGTTGAATATATCGCTGAGGAGTTTGGTTTTGATCATCTGCTGGCGCTTATCCATGAGTACGCTAATGTACTCCCGGAAAGTGAAATGTTCAGCAATGTATTCGGCATGGATATAGAAACCTTCGACAGTGGTTTCCGAGACTGGATACAGGCCCGGGTTGAAGAGATTAATGTCTATGTACACAGCGATGACAGTCCCGATGAAGGTGCCGGGCATGGGCACGGTGTTCGTGAGAACAACAGTGCGGTAATGGCAGAGCTGTACAACAACGAGTCTTTGAAACAGTATATGCGGGCCAGGATCCAGCGCGAACCTCGGGACTTTCAGGCGCAGTTACAGCTGGGCATCGTGCTGTTCCGGGAAGAAGCCTATGGGGAAGCCATACATCATCTGACTCTGGCGAATGATATCCTGCCAGACTATAGCGGTTATCCAAGTCCGGCGCTGGTGCTCTCGCAGGTTTACGAAGCCATGGGCGAGCGGGAACAACAGTTGGCATGGCTGGAAGTCATGCTGGAGAATCAGCAACACGATTTTGCGTCGCCACTTCTGCTGGCAAATGATGCGCTGGAAAAAGGTGACCTTGAGCGCGCCGGTTATTATCTGGAGCGTGCGCTGTCGGTTAACCCCTACCGTGCTGAGATTCATCACGCTGATGCTGAGTTCGCTAAGGCGTCTGGTGACACGCAAAGAGCCGTGCAGGCGTATGAAGTATTGCTGCAGCTTGATAACACTGATCCAGTTGCTGCCAGAACAAACCTGGCGCAGGCTTATCTGGAAAACAATCAGACCGAAGATGCACGTTACAATATTCTGCGAGCTCTGGAGACAGCACCGGGTTACGAGCGCGCTCAGCAGATCCTGTTGCAGGCAGTGGGCCGGGGAGCACAGTAA
- a CDS encoding DUF4159 domain-containing protein, translating to MGQPVLFKRRVLRKLALAFVVSVLSVLAIPTMAQPDRSIAFPPDFDITTLQQRRPPPIDMGQRFSPGSAEPLAAPEFTFIRGRYENYPGGRTRRGGWWDTDFPDAERNFLRGVQRYTLIDTDTSATRAMDLTDPALFENIFLYMTMKRVPIGSMRSGPNFTPAEADSLREFMLRGGFVMVDDFWTDAHFQDFLIEMSKIFPDREVVRLDLNHEIFRMFYDVERVPQVPGRAVTWDYGSVTLDDPRYPPAVHAVLDDDGRVMLVANYNSDMGDGWEHTFLELYPTQMSNEAYRLGINYLIYAYTH from the coding sequence ATGGGTCAACCGGTATTGTTCAAAAGGCGGGTTTTGAGGAAGCTGGCACTGGCTTTTGTTGTGTCGGTTCTGTCAGTGTTGGCTATCCCGACCATGGCGCAGCCGGATCGCAGCATCGCTTTTCCACCCGATTTTGACATCACCACGCTTCAGCAGCGACGGCCACCTCCCATCGATATGGGACAACGCTTCAGTCCTGGCAGTGCTGAACCCCTGGCAGCCCCGGAATTTACATTTATACGCGGACGTTACGAGAATTATCCGGGTGGTCGCACTCGACGCGGAGGTTGGTGGGACACTGACTTCCCCGATGCCGAGCGCAATTTTTTGCGCGGTGTCCAGCGCTACACCCTGATTGATACAGACACCAGTGCGACCCGCGCCATGGATCTGACGGATCCGGCTTTGTTTGAAAACATCTTCTTATATATGACCATGAAACGTGTGCCGATAGGCTCTATGCGCAGCGGGCCGAATTTTACGCCTGCTGAGGCAGATTCCTTGCGTGAATTCATGTTGCGCGGCGGTTTCGTTATGGTTGACGACTTTTGGACGGATGCCCATTTTCAGGATTTTCTGATTGAAATGAGCAAGATTTTCCCTGACCGTGAGGTGGTTCGCCTGGATTTGAATCATGAAATCTTTCGCATGTTTTATGATGTTGAAAGAGTGCCTCAGGTGCCTGGTCGGGCTGTTACCTGGGATTACGGCAGTGTGACGCTGGACGACCCGCGTTACCCTCCTGCGGTGCATGCTGTTCTGGATGATGACGGTCGGGTCATGCTCGTTGCCAATTACAACTCTGATATGGGTGATGGCTGGGAACATACCTTTCTGGAACTTTACCCAACCCAGATGAGTAACGAGGCTTACCGGCTTGGCATCAATTACCTGATTTACGCTTATACACATTAA
- a CDS encoding AAA family ATPase — MTDTEIVHDTPVAGLEDHDDLALVKKMQQGRDQMVQEIRKVIVGQDAVIEELLISLFAGGHCLVTGVPGLAKTLLIKTVADILQLDFSRIQFTPDLMPSDVVGAEIVEEHEGRRKLVFVKGPIFTNILLADEINRTPPKTQSSLLEAMEERQVTAAGVTHKMAQPFFVLATQNPIELEGTYPLPEAQLDRFMFKIELGYLTEEEEVQVVSTTTRTMDKTVAHPLSGEDILAFQRIARQVPAAQSVIQYAVRLVHATRPQNEHAPDFVKDWVTWGAGIRASQNLVLAGKVRALLHGRYNVSYNDIRALAPSVLRHRLQLNFHAEAERISSDEVIRRVIETVQEPSL; from the coding sequence ATGACAGACACAGAAATCGTTCACGACACACCCGTTGCCGGACTGGAGGATCACGATGATCTGGCGCTGGTCAAAAAGATGCAACAGGGCCGTGATCAGATGGTGCAGGAGATTCGCAAGGTCATTGTGGGTCAGGATGCTGTCATCGAGGAATTATTGATTTCACTGTTCGCCGGTGGTCATTGCCTGGTAACGGGTGTGCCGGGGCTGGCCAAGACTCTGTTGATTAAAACAGTGGCAGATATTCTGCAGCTGGATTTCAGCCGTATTCAGTTCACTCCGGATCTTATGCCTTCGGATGTTGTTGGTGCTGAGATTGTAGAGGAGCACGAAGGCAGGCGTAAGCTGGTATTTGTGAAGGGGCCGATTTTCACCAATATTCTGCTGGCTGATGAAATCAACCGAACGCCGCCTAAAACTCAGTCTTCTCTGCTGGAAGCGATGGAAGAACGGCAAGTAACAGCAGCAGGTGTCACTCACAAGATGGCGCAACCGTTTTTTGTACTGGCGACGCAGAATCCCATTGAGTTGGAAGGTACTTACCCGTTGCCCGAGGCGCAGCTGGATCGCTTCATGTTCAAGATTGAATTGGGTTATCTTACCGAGGAAGAAGAAGTGCAGGTGGTCAGCACTACAACCCGGACCATGGATAAAACCGTTGCGCACCCGCTCAGCGGTGAGGATATTCTGGCCTTTCAACGTATTGCGCGCCAGGTGCCGGCCGCACAGTCAGTCATTCAGTATGCTGTGAGACTGGTGCATGCAACGCGGCCTCAGAATGAACATGCACCTGATTTTGTCAAGGACTGGGTGACCTGGGGAGCTGGCATCCGGGCCTCGCAGAATCTGGTACTGGCCGGCAAGGTCAGGGCACTTCTGCATGGTCGCTACAATGTATCCTATAACGATATCCGGGCCCTGGCACCATCAGTCCTGCGTCATCGTCTGCAGTTGAACTTCCACGCCGAGGCCGAGCGTATCAGCAGCGATGAGGTTATTCGTCGTGTTATCGAGACTGTGCAGGAACCGAGCCTGTAA